From Oryza sativa Japonica Group chromosome 4, ASM3414082v1, one genomic window encodes:
- the LOC4336514 gene encoding bifunctional adenosine 5'-phosphosulfate phosphorylase/adenylylsulfatase HINT4 isoform X1 has translation MKKLFCFRGGTVARRSERAPMAEWCVFCPIARRDPACNTVLLYSDDRVMAFKDINPSAFRHYLVIPIEHIPTVNNLQRTTEDHQLVSHMLAVGRDLLNRDAPNSEEQRFGFHQPPFNSVDHLHLHCLALPFTPSWRQVKYTPLGPLGGFIEAESLLERIRP, from the exons ATGAAGAAGCTGTTCTGCTTCCGCGGCGGCACCGTGGCGAGGAGGTCGGAGAGGGCCCCGATGGCTGAATGGTGCGTGTTCTGCCCCATCGCCCGCCGCGACCCCGCTTGCAACACCGTCCTCCTCTACTCC gatgacagggtcatggcgtTCAAGGACATCAACCCGTCGGCTTTCAG GCACTATCTTGTCATACCCATTGAACATATACCTACTGTCAATAATCTCCAAAGAACCACCGAAGATCACCAGTTAG TTAGTCACATGTTGGCAGTAGGAAGAGATTTACTCAATCGGGATGCTCCCAATTCGGAGGAACAGAG ATTTGGTTTTCACCAGCCACCATTTAATAGTGTTGATCACCTTCATCTTCACTGCTTGGCATTGCCATTTACGCCCAG CTGGAGGCAAGTAAAATATACACCTCTTGGTCCCCTTGGAGGGTTTATTGAAGCTGAGAGTCTATTGGAAAGAATACGCCCATAG
- the LOC4336514 gene encoding bifunctional adenosine 5'-phosphosulfate phosphorylase/adenylylsulfatase HINT4 isoform X2, whose amino-acid sequence MVRVLPHRPPRPRLQHRPPLLRSDDRVMAFKDINPSAFRHYLVIPIEHIPTVNNLQRTTEDHQLVSHMLAVGRDLLNRDAPNSEEQRFGFHQPPFNSVDHLHLHCLALPFTPSWRQVKYTPLGPLGGFIEAESLLERIRP is encoded by the exons ATGGTGCGTGTTCTGCCCCATCGCCCGCCGCGACCCCGCTTGCAACACCGTCCTCCTCTACTCCGTTCC gatgacagggtcatggcgtTCAAGGACATCAACCCGTCGGCTTTCAG GCACTATCTTGTCATACCCATTGAACATATACCTACTGTCAATAATCTCCAAAGAACCACCGAAGATCACCAGTTAG TTAGTCACATGTTGGCAGTAGGAAGAGATTTACTCAATCGGGATGCTCCCAATTCGGAGGAACAGAG ATTTGGTTTTCACCAGCCACCATTTAATAGTGTTGATCACCTTCATCTTCACTGCTTGGCATTGCCATTTACGCCCAG CTGGAGGCAAGTAAAATATACACCTCTTGGTCCCCTTGGAGGGTTTATTGAAGCTGAGAGTCTATTGGAAAGAATACGCCCATAG
- the LOC4336515 gene encoding beta-fructofuranosidase 1 isoform X1, translating to MIPAISPMMDGAAPLLPETSPESRQQRDPERGKRRTPVLPAVVASAVVLLGLAALFLVYGFHDGGDGRAAVLAPGTVEVAASSSRGVVEGVSEKSTTPALRLGGGAVRDYAWTNSMLSWQRTAFHFQPPNNWMNDPNGPLYYKGWYHLFYQWNPDSAVWGNITWGHAVSRDLIHWLHLPLAMVPDHWYDINGVWTGSATQLPDGRIVMLYTGATEESVQVQNLAEPADPNDPLLREWSKAEANPVLVPPPGIGLTDFRDPTTAWRNPADSAWRITIGSKDRDHAGLALVYKTEDFLHYDLLPTLLHVVKGTGMWECVDLYPVSTSPAVEDGLETSTPPGPGVKHVLKASLDDDRNDYYAIGTYDGETDTWTPDNADIDVGIGLRYDYGKFYASKTFYDPVGRRRVLWGWIGETDSERADILKGWASLQSIPRTVMLDTKTGSNLLQWPVVEVENLRMRGKSFDGLDVSPGSVVPLDVGKATQLDIEAVFEVDTSAADGVVTEAGAAAYSCGTGGGAVGRGLMGPFGLLVLADDQLSERTAVFFYLVKGVDGNLTTFFCQDELRSSKANDLVKRVYGSLVPVLDGENLSIRILVDHSIVEGFAQGGRTCITSRVYPTKAIYESAKIFLFNNATNVRVTAKSLKIWELNSAYIRPYVD from the exons ATGATCCCGGCCATCTCCCCGATGATGGACGGCGCCGCGCCTCTGCTTCCCGAGACGAGCCCCGAGAGCCGCCAGCAACGTGATCCGGAGAGGGGGAAGAGGCGGACGCCGGTCCTCCCGGCCGTCGTCGCGTCCGCCGTGGTCCTTCTCGGCCTCGCGGCGCTCTTCCTGGTGTATGGATTTCACGACGGTGGAGACGGGAGGGCGGCCGTACTCGCGCCCGGCACCGTGGAGGTCGCGGCCTCGTCGTCccgcggcgtcgtggagggcgTCTCGGAGAAGTCCACCACCCCGGCGCtgcgcctcggcggcggcgcggtccgGGACTACGCCTGGACCAACTCGATGCTGTCCTGGCAGCGCACGGCGTTCCACTTCCAGCCCCCCAACAATTGGATGAACG ATCCGAACG GTCCACTGTACTACAAGGGATGGTACCATCTGTTCTACCAATGGAACCCGGACTCGGCCGTGTGGGGGAACATCACCTGGGGCCATGCCGTGTCGCGCGATCTCATCCACTGGCTGCACCTGCCGCTCGCCATGGTGCCCGACCACTGGTACGACATCAACGGCGTCTGGACCGGCTCGGCGACGCAGCTGCCCGACGGCCGGATCGTCATGCTCTACACCGGCGCcacggaggagtcggtgcaggtgCAGAACCTGGCCGAGCCGGCCGACCCGAACGACCCGCTGCTGCGGGAATGGAGCAAGGCGGAGGCGAACCCGGTGCTGGTGCCGCCGCCGGGCATCGGGCTGACGGACTTCCGCGACCCGACGACGGCGTGGCGCAACCCGGCCGACTCGGCGTGGCGGATCACCATCGGGTCCAAGGACCGCGACCACGCGGGGCTGGCGCTCGTGTACAAGACGGAGGACTTCCTGCACTACGACCTGCTGCCCACGCTGCTGCACGTCGTCAAGGGCACCGGCATGTGGGAGTGCGTGGACTTGTACCCGGTGTCCACCTCGCCGGCCGTCGAGGACGGGCTCGAGACGTCCACCCCGCCGGGGCCCGGCGTGAAGCACGTACTCAAGGCCAGCCTCGACGACGACAGAAACGACTACTACGCCATCGGCACCTACGACGGCGAGACCGATACCTGGACGCCGGACAACGCCGACATCGACGTCGGGATCGGGCTCCGGTACGACTACGGCAAGTTCTACGCGTCCAAGACGTTCTACGACCCCGTCGGGCGGCGTCGCGTGCTATGGGGGTGGATCGGCGAGACCGACAGCGAGCGGGCTGACATACTCAAGGGCTGGGCCTCCCTTCAG TCAATTCCGAGGACAGTTATGCTGGACACGAAGACTGGCAGCAACCTGCTCCAGTggccggtggtggaggtggagaacCTCCGTATGCGCGGCAAGAGCTTCGACGGCCTCGACGTCTCTCCCGGCTCCGTCGTGCCGTTGGACGTCGGCAAAGCAACACAG CTGGACATCGAGGCCGTGTTCGAGGTGGACACTTCGGCAGCCGACGGTGTCGTCACGGAGGCTGGAGCAGCAGCATACAGctgcggcacgggcggcggtgcgGTTGGCCGTGGCTTGATGGGCCCGTTCGGGCTTCTCGTGCTGGCCGATGATCAGTTGTCGGAGCGGACGGCTGTCTTCTTCTACCTGGTCAAGGGAGTCGACGGCAACCTTACAACCTTCTTCTGCCAAGACGAGCTCAG gtcaTCAAAAGCAAACGATCTAGTTAAGAGAGTCTATGGCAGCTTGGTACCTGTGCTAGATGGCGAAAACCTGTCAATAAGGATTTTG GTTGATCACTCCATAGTTGAGGGCTTCGCTCAAGGAGGGAGGACATGCATTACCTCGCGTGTGTATCCCACCAAAGCCATCTACGAGTCGGCCAAAATCTTTCTTTTCAACAATGCCACAAATGTTAGAGTCACTGCCAAATCGCTAAAGATTTGGGAGCTGAACTCTGCTTACATCCGTCCATATGTAGACTAG
- the LOC4336515 gene encoding beta-fructofuranosidase 1 isoform X2, with amino-acid sequence MIPAISPMMDGAAPLLPETSPESRQQRDPERGKRRTPVLPAVVASAVVLLGLAALFLVYGFHDGGDGRAAVLAPGTVEVAASSSRGVVEGVSEKSTTPALRLGGGAVRDYAWTNSMLSWQRTAFHFQPPNNWMNGPLYYKGWYHLFYQWNPDSAVWGNITWGHAVSRDLIHWLHLPLAMVPDHWYDINGVWTGSATQLPDGRIVMLYTGATEESVQVQNLAEPADPNDPLLREWSKAEANPVLVPPPGIGLTDFRDPTTAWRNPADSAWRITIGSKDRDHAGLALVYKTEDFLHYDLLPTLLHVVKGTGMWECVDLYPVSTSPAVEDGLETSTPPGPGVKHVLKASLDDDRNDYYAIGTYDGETDTWTPDNADIDVGIGLRYDYGKFYASKTFYDPVGRRRVLWGWIGETDSERADILKGWASLQSIPRTVMLDTKTGSNLLQWPVVEVENLRMRGKSFDGLDVSPGSVVPLDVGKATQLDIEAVFEVDTSAADGVVTEAGAAAYSCGTGGGAVGRGLMGPFGLLVLADDQLSERTAVFFYLVKGVDGNLTTFFCQDELRSSKANDLVKRVYGSLVPVLDGENLSIRILVDHSIVEGFAQGGRTCITSRVYPTKAIYESAKIFLFNNATNVRVTAKSLKIWELNSAYIRPYVD; translated from the exons ATGATCCCGGCCATCTCCCCGATGATGGACGGCGCCGCGCCTCTGCTTCCCGAGACGAGCCCCGAGAGCCGCCAGCAACGTGATCCGGAGAGGGGGAAGAGGCGGACGCCGGTCCTCCCGGCCGTCGTCGCGTCCGCCGTGGTCCTTCTCGGCCTCGCGGCGCTCTTCCTGGTGTATGGATTTCACGACGGTGGAGACGGGAGGGCGGCCGTACTCGCGCCCGGCACCGTGGAGGTCGCGGCCTCGTCGTCccgcggcgtcgtggagggcgTCTCGGAGAAGTCCACCACCCCGGCGCtgcgcctcggcggcggcgcggtccgGGACTACGCCTGGACCAACTCGATGCTGTCCTGGCAGCGCACGGCGTTCCACTTCCAGCCCCCCAACAATTGGATGAACG GTCCACTGTACTACAAGGGATGGTACCATCTGTTCTACCAATGGAACCCGGACTCGGCCGTGTGGGGGAACATCACCTGGGGCCATGCCGTGTCGCGCGATCTCATCCACTGGCTGCACCTGCCGCTCGCCATGGTGCCCGACCACTGGTACGACATCAACGGCGTCTGGACCGGCTCGGCGACGCAGCTGCCCGACGGCCGGATCGTCATGCTCTACACCGGCGCcacggaggagtcggtgcaggtgCAGAACCTGGCCGAGCCGGCCGACCCGAACGACCCGCTGCTGCGGGAATGGAGCAAGGCGGAGGCGAACCCGGTGCTGGTGCCGCCGCCGGGCATCGGGCTGACGGACTTCCGCGACCCGACGACGGCGTGGCGCAACCCGGCCGACTCGGCGTGGCGGATCACCATCGGGTCCAAGGACCGCGACCACGCGGGGCTGGCGCTCGTGTACAAGACGGAGGACTTCCTGCACTACGACCTGCTGCCCACGCTGCTGCACGTCGTCAAGGGCACCGGCATGTGGGAGTGCGTGGACTTGTACCCGGTGTCCACCTCGCCGGCCGTCGAGGACGGGCTCGAGACGTCCACCCCGCCGGGGCCCGGCGTGAAGCACGTACTCAAGGCCAGCCTCGACGACGACAGAAACGACTACTACGCCATCGGCACCTACGACGGCGAGACCGATACCTGGACGCCGGACAACGCCGACATCGACGTCGGGATCGGGCTCCGGTACGACTACGGCAAGTTCTACGCGTCCAAGACGTTCTACGACCCCGTCGGGCGGCGTCGCGTGCTATGGGGGTGGATCGGCGAGACCGACAGCGAGCGGGCTGACATACTCAAGGGCTGGGCCTCCCTTCAG TCAATTCCGAGGACAGTTATGCTGGACACGAAGACTGGCAGCAACCTGCTCCAGTggccggtggtggaggtggagaacCTCCGTATGCGCGGCAAGAGCTTCGACGGCCTCGACGTCTCTCCCGGCTCCGTCGTGCCGTTGGACGTCGGCAAAGCAACACAG CTGGACATCGAGGCCGTGTTCGAGGTGGACACTTCGGCAGCCGACGGTGTCGTCACGGAGGCTGGAGCAGCAGCATACAGctgcggcacgggcggcggtgcgGTTGGCCGTGGCTTGATGGGCCCGTTCGGGCTTCTCGTGCTGGCCGATGATCAGTTGTCGGAGCGGACGGCTGTCTTCTTCTACCTGGTCAAGGGAGTCGACGGCAACCTTACAACCTTCTTCTGCCAAGACGAGCTCAG gtcaTCAAAAGCAAACGATCTAGTTAAGAGAGTCTATGGCAGCTTGGTACCTGTGCTAGATGGCGAAAACCTGTCAATAAGGATTTTG GTTGATCACTCCATAGTTGAGGGCTTCGCTCAAGGAGGGAGGACATGCATTACCTCGCGTGTGTATCCCACCAAAGCCATCTACGAGTCGGCCAAAATCTTTCTTTTCAACAATGCCACAAATGTTAGAGTCACTGCCAAATCGCTAAAGATTTGGGAGCTGAACTCTGCTTACATCCGTCCATATGTAGACTAG